The proteins below are encoded in one region of Bifidobacterium catenulatum DSM 16992 = JCM 1194 = LMG 11043:
- the pflB gene encoding formate C-acetyltransferase, with product MAAVDATAVSPEELQAKAWEGFAEGNWQKDIDVRDFIQKNYTPYEGDESFLADATEKTKHLWQYLDDKYLAVERKQRVYDVDTHTPAGIDAFGAGYIDSPEVDNVVVGLQTDVPCKRAMMPNGGWRMVEQAIKEAGKEPDPEIKKIFTKYRKTHNDGVFGVYTKQIKVARHNKILTGLPDAYGRGRIIGDYRRVALYGVNALIKFKQRDKDSVPYRNDFTEPEIEHWIRFREEHDEQIKALKQLINLGNEYGLDLSRPAQTAQEAVQWTYMGYLASVKSQDGAAMSFGRVSTFFDVYFERDLKSGKITETDAQEIIDNLVMKLRIVRFLRTKDYDAIFSGDPYWATWSDAGFGDDGRTLVTKTSFRLLNTLTLEHLGPGPEPNITIFWDPKLPEAYKRFCAKISIDTSAIQYESDKEIRSHWGDDAAIACCVSPMRVGKQMQFFAARVNSAKALLYAINGGRDEMTGMQVIDKGIIEPIQPEADGSLDYEKVKANYEKALEWLSETYVMALNIIHYMHDKYAYESIEMALHDKEVYRTLGCGMSGLSIAADSLSACKYAKVYPIYNKDAKTTPGHEEEYVEGADDDLIVGYRTEGEFPLYGNDDDRADEIAKWVVSTVMGQVKRLPVYRGAVPTQSILTITSNVEYGKATGAFPSGHKKGTPYAPGANPENGMDSHGMLPSMFSVGKIDYNDALDGISLTNTITPDGLGRDEDERIGNLVGILDAGNGHGLYHANINVLRKEQLEDAVDHPEKYPHLTVRVSGYAVNFVKLTKEQQLDVISRTFHQGAVVD from the coding sequence ATGGCAGCAGTTGATGCGACGGCAGTCTCCCCGGAAGAGCTTCAGGCTAAGGCTTGGGAAGGCTTCGCTGAGGGCAACTGGCAGAAGGACATTGATGTCCGTGACTTCATTCAAAAGAACTACACGCCTTATGAGGGCGACGAGTCCTTCTTGGCTGACGCCACCGAGAAGACCAAGCACCTGTGGCAGTATCTCGATGACAAGTATCTGGCAGTAGAGCGCAAGCAGCGCGTCTACGACGTCGACACCCACACCCCGGCTGGTATTGACGCATTCGGCGCCGGCTACATCGATTCTCCGGAAGTTGACAATGTGGTTGTCGGTCTGCAGACCGACGTTCCTTGCAAGCGTGCCATGATGCCGAATGGCGGTTGGCGTATGGTCGAGCAGGCCATCAAGGAAGCCGGCAAGGAGCCGGATCCGGAAATCAAGAAGATCTTCACCAAGTACCGCAAGACCCACAATGACGGCGTCTTCGGCGTGTACACCAAGCAGATCAAGGTTGCCCGCCACAACAAGATCCTCACCGGCCTGCCGGATGCTTACGGCCGTGGCCGCATCATCGGCGATTATCGTCGTGTGGCACTGTACGGTGTGAACGCCCTGATCAAGTTCAAGCAGCGTGACAAGGACTCCGTGCCGTATCGCAACGACTTCACCGAGCCGGAGATCGAGCACTGGATCCGCTTCCGCGAAGAGCATGACGAGCAGATCAAGGCCCTGAAGCAGCTGATCAACCTCGGTAACGAGTATGGTCTTGACTTGTCCCGCCCGGCACAGACCGCTCAGGAAGCAGTGCAGTGGACCTACATGGGCTACCTCGCTTCCGTCAAGAGCCAGGATGGCGCCGCAATGTCGTTCGGCCGCGTCTCCACCTTCTTCGACGTGTACTTCGAGCGTGACTTGAAGTCCGGTAAGATCACCGAGACCGACGCTCAGGAGATCATCGACAACCTGGTCATGAAGTTGCGTATCGTGCGCTTCCTGCGTACCAAGGATTACGACGCGATCTTCTCCGGCGATCCGTACTGGGCGACTTGGTCCGACGCAGGCTTCGGCGATGACGGCCGTACTCTGGTCACCAAGACCTCGTTCCGTCTGCTCAACACCCTGACTCTCGAGCACCTTGGACCTGGCCCGGAGCCGAACATCACCATCTTCTGGGATCCGAAGTTGCCGGAAGCCTACAAGCGCTTCTGCGCCAAGATCTCCATCGACACCTCGGCAATCCAGTACGAGTCCGACAAGGAAATCCGCTCCCACTGGGGCGATGACGCTGCAATCGCATGCTGCGTTTCCCCAATGCGTGTGGGCAAGCAGATGCAGTTCTTCGCAGCTCGTGTGAACTCCGCCAAGGCTCTGTTGTACGCCATCAACGGCGGCCGCGACGAGATGACCGGCATGCAGGTTATCGATAAGGGCATTATCGAGCCGATTCAGCCGGAAGCCGATGGCTCCTTGGATTACGAGAAGGTTAAGGCCAATTACGAGAAGGCTCTCGAATGGCTGTCCGAGACCTACGTCATGGCCCTGAACATCATCCACTACATGCACGATAAGTATGCATACGAGTCCATCGAGATGGCTCTGCACGACAAGGAAGTGTACCGTACCCTCGGTTGCGGTATGTCCGGCCTGTCCATCGCAGCCGACTCCCTGTCCGCATGCAAGTACGCCAAGGTTTACCCGATCTACAACAAAGACGCCAAGACCACCCCGGGCCACGAGGAGGAGTACGTTGAAGGTGCCGATGACGATCTGATCGTCGGCTACCGCACCGAAGGCGAGTTCCCGCTGTACGGCAACGACGATGATCGTGCCGACGAGATTGCCAAGTGGGTCGTCTCCACCGTTATGGGCCAGGTCAAGCGCCTGCCGGTGTACCGCGGAGCAGTCCCGACCCAGTCCATCCTGACCATCACCTCCAACGTGGAATATGGCAAGGCCACCGGTGCCTTCCCGTCCGGCCACAAGAAGGGCACCCCGTACGCTCCGGGCGCAAATCCGGAGAATGGCATGGACTCCCACGGTATGCTGCCGTCCATGTTCTCCGTCGGCAAGATCGACTACAACGACGCTCTTGACGGCATTTCGCTGACCAACACCATCACCCCTGACGGTCTGGGCCGCGATGAGGACGAGCGCATCGGCAACCTTGTGGGCATTCTGGACGCCGGCAATGGCCATGGTCTGTACCACGCCAACATCAACGTGCTGCGCAAGGAACAGCTCGAGGATGCCGTCGATCACCCGGAGAAGTACCCGCACCTGACCGTGCGTGTCTCCGGCTACGCGGTGAACTTCGTCAAGCTCACCAAGGAACAGCAGCTCGACGTGATTTCCCGTACGTTCCACCAGGGCGCCGTCGTTGACTGA
- the tig gene encoding trigger factor yields MKISVRNLEPTKVRLTVTVDPEEFNPYLDNARKEIAKQVNVPGFRKGHVPGKIIDQRIGFGAVAGEAVNNGVPELYSKALEEKGIHPMAQPEIDVQEVPESAKDETKLKFVATVERRPDIELPAIDGMEIEVAKAEITDEDINNRLEALRQRFGTLVGVDRPAAKGDYANIDLTAEIDGEVVDSQEGVSYELGSETMLDGLDEALEGLSSGEETTFEGTLEAGEHEGEKAQVKVKVNSVKAEELPELDDDFASEASEFDTLDELKEDLKKAASQDAEGRQATAARDAFIAKLEEGLEIPVPKGVKAEMVEQQLKGVTADPANATKEQKAEAEETVEKELRDQMVLDVLAEKLDIKVSQADVFNFLASIAQQYGMDPNAFIQAIMRNGQLGSAVQEVGRSKGLLAGMRAVTFKSEGETLDLSAFLGEAAEDEEAESVEAASAAAAVADELASEE; encoded by the coding sequence GTGAAAATCAGCGTCAGGAATCTTGAGCCGACCAAGGTGAGGCTCACCGTCACCGTTGATCCGGAAGAGTTCAACCCGTATCTCGACAATGCTCGCAAGGAAATCGCCAAGCAGGTGAACGTGCCTGGCTTCCGTAAGGGCCACGTGCCCGGCAAGATCATCGACCAGCGCATCGGTTTCGGTGCTGTTGCTGGCGAAGCCGTGAACAACGGCGTGCCGGAGCTGTACTCCAAGGCTCTCGAAGAAAAGGGCATCCACCCGATGGCCCAGCCGGAAATCGACGTTCAGGAAGTGCCGGAATCCGCTAAGGACGAGACCAAGCTGAAGTTCGTGGCCACCGTTGAGCGCCGTCCGGACATCGAACTGCCGGCAATCGACGGTATGGAGATCGAGGTCGCCAAGGCTGAAATCACCGACGAAGACATCAACAACCGTCTGGAAGCCCTGCGTCAGCGTTTCGGCACCCTCGTGGGTGTGGACCGCCCGGCCGCCAAGGGCGACTACGCCAACATCGACCTGACCGCCGAAATCGACGGTGAAGTGGTCGACTCCCAGGAAGGCGTGAGCTACGAGCTCGGCTCCGAAACCATGCTTGACGGTCTGGATGAGGCCCTCGAAGGCCTGTCCTCCGGTGAAGAGACCACCTTCGAAGGCACGCTGGAAGCTGGCGAGCACGAGGGCGAAAAGGCCCAGGTCAAGGTCAAGGTCAACTCCGTCAAGGCTGAAGAGCTGCCGGAACTCGACGATGACTTCGCTTCCGAAGCTTCCGAGTTCGACACCCTCGACGAGCTGAAGGAAGACCTCAAGAAGGCCGCTTCCCAGGATGCCGAAGGCCGTCAGGCCACCGCAGCCCGCGACGCTTTCATCGCCAAGCTCGAAGAAGGCCTGGAGATTCCGGTGCCGAAGGGCGTCAAGGCTGAAATGGTTGAGCAGCAGCTCAAGGGTGTGACCGCTGATCCGGCCAACGCCACCAAGGAGCAGAAGGCAGAAGCCGAAGAAACCGTTGAGAAGGAACTGCGCGACCAGATGGTGCTCGACGTGCTCGCCGAGAAGCTGGACATCAAGGTCTCCCAGGCCGACGTGTTCAACTTCCTCGCTTCCATCGCCCAGCAGTACGGCATGGATCCGAACGCCTTCATTCAGGCCATCATGCGCAACGGCCAGCTCGGCTCCGCAGTGCAGGAAGTCGGCCGTTCCAAGGGCCTGCTTGCCGGCATGCGTGCCGTGACTTTCAAGTCCGAGGGTGAAACCCTGGACCTGAGCGCCTTCCTCGGCGAAGCCGCTGAAGATGAAGAAGCCGAGAGCGTTGAAGCTGCTTCCGCAGCCGCCGCTGTGGCTGACGAACTCGCTTCCGAAGAGTGA
- a CDS encoding GNAT family N-acetyltransferase: protein MTSETIMLRTMRRTDFPALEELVRQAWYADDESDNNGNVPNDERELREYKLRKAIRLRNMHRLAAIDMHDFLSRTTEATVAERDGRVLGVVLGSLRSRVTTAQRIRHAITRNCLALPLLASKDGRRGLADQIAILQADEVLKRDTGKSYQAEVTLFVVSPEARGMGVGRKLFNHMLDVFRDAGMNEYFLFTDTTCDYGFYDYRGLTRKAERTIRRDSFTQGGLEDGSLSFFLYEGRC, encoded by the coding sequence ATGACTTCAGAAACGATTATGCTTCGGACGATGCGTCGCACGGATTTTCCTGCGCTTGAAGAGCTTGTTCGACAGGCTTGGTATGCGGATGATGAGTCGGATAATAACGGGAATGTTCCGAACGATGAGCGCGAGTTGCGTGAGTACAAGCTGCGCAAGGCGATTCGTCTGCGCAATATGCACCGACTTGCGGCAATCGACATGCATGATTTTCTTTCTCGCACCACCGAGGCTACGGTCGCTGAACGTGATGGTCGGGTGCTTGGCGTGGTATTGGGATCGTTGAGGTCCCGTGTTACCACAGCGCAGAGGATACGTCATGCTATTACGCGAAATTGCTTGGCGTTGCCCTTGTTGGCAAGCAAGGATGGTCGTCGAGGACTTGCCGATCAGATTGCGATTTTGCAGGCCGATGAAGTGTTGAAGCGAGATACTGGCAAAAGCTATCAGGCTGAGGTAACGCTGTTCGTGGTTTCTCCGGAAGCGCGGGGCATGGGTGTTGGCCGTAAGCTGTTCAATCACATGCTTGACGTGTTTCGTGATGCTGGAATGAACGAGTATTTCCTCTTCACTGACACTACCTGCGATTACGGTTTTTATGATTACCGTGGTTTGACGCGTAAAGCGGAACGTACCATACGCAGGGATTCCTTTACTCAAGGTGGTTTGGAAGACGGTTCGCTTTCCTTCTTCCTGTACGAGGGGCGCTGCTGA
- a CDS encoding DUF3000 family protein, producing MVDIYAFPQGAPNEARTTGRGSCACAAPPESMLTRPSGVPDEVWDAVLSVERMPRLSGVSYREIPVPCAMASFGIGVEMDCDETRSTGWIMVLYSHKYRNDWHSHWRCAAFAALPLPGNERDCLTPSMYWDAMVDQIGAYGVEHVSGTVTVTRSTVFGGQSDAPETGCEIRVSWTPLDYADGGLDAGAQVGAWAEFLRSMTQSEEDYSVD from the coding sequence ATGGTGGACATCTATGCTTTTCCTCAAGGTGCACCCAACGAAGCGCGCACCACAGGTAGGGGATCGTGCGCCTGCGCAGCCCCTCCTGAATCAATGTTGACTCGACCCTCTGGCGTGCCAGACGAAGTGTGGGATGCCGTGCTTTCCGTGGAACGCATGCCACGATTATCAGGTGTGTCATATCGTGAGATTCCAGTACCATGCGCCATGGCGAGTTTCGGCATCGGCGTCGAAATGGACTGCGATGAGACGCGTTCCACCGGTTGGATCATGGTGTTGTATTCGCATAAATACCGAAACGACTGGCATTCGCATTGGCGTTGCGCCGCATTCGCCGCGTTGCCATTGCCTGGCAACGAAAGGGACTGCCTGACGCCATCCATGTATTGGGATGCGATGGTGGACCAGATCGGCGCATACGGTGTCGAACATGTTTCAGGAACCGTCACCGTTACGAGAAGCACGGTATTTGGCGGGCAATCCGACGCTCCAGAAACCGGATGTGAGATTCGTGTGTCTTGGACGCCATTAGACTATGCCGATGGAGGTCTTGACGCAGGCGCTCAGGTGGGTGCATGGGCGGAATTCCTCCGGTCCATGACGCAATCCGAGGAGGATTATTCCGTTGACTGA
- a CDS encoding cupin domain-containing protein, protein MENPSAFPMGEPNDGFAQYFVGQSYLASVLDTPEFSIHNVTFEPGCRNNWHIHHGGAQVLIAVGGRGYYQIEGQEPKELKAGEAVCIPADTKHWHGAAPGESFSHLAFMVPAGDLGAMSNEWLEPVDAQAYESLA, encoded by the coding sequence ATGGAAAATCCAAGCGCATTTCCCATGGGAGAGCCGAACGACGGCTTTGCCCAGTATTTCGTAGGTCAAAGCTATCTCGCGTCGGTGCTCGACACTCCTGAATTTTCCATCCACAACGTCACCTTCGAGCCGGGATGCCGCAACAACTGGCATATACATCACGGCGGAGCCCAGGTGCTCATCGCAGTGGGTGGTCGAGGCTACTACCAGATCGAAGGCCAGGAACCCAAGGAACTCAAAGCTGGCGAAGCCGTGTGCATTCCTGCAGACACCAAGCACTGGCATGGTGCGGCTCCTGGCGAATCCTTCTCCCACCTGGCGTTCATGGTTCCGGCAGGAGACCTTGGCGCGATGAGCAACGAATGGCTTGAACCGGTCGATGCGCAAGCGTACGAGTCCCTTGCCTGA
- the pflA gene encoding pyruvate formate-lyase-activating protein, with product MSENVHFRSTTRHMLRESQSYVNQTLMGGLSGFESPIGLDRRDRINALKSGDIGFVHSWDINTSVDGPGTRMTVFMSGCPLRCQYCQNPDTWKMRDGKPVYYEAMVKKIERYADLFKATHGGITFSGGESMMQPAFVSRVFHAAKEMGVHTCLDTSGFLGASYTDDMVDDIDLCLLDVKSGDEETYKKVTGGILQPTIDFGQRLAKAGKKIWVRFVLVPGLTSSEENVENVAKICESFGDAVEHIDVLGFHQLGRPKWHMLDIPYPLEDQKGPSAAMKQRVVEQFQSHGFTVY from the coding sequence ATGTCTGAGAACGTACATTTTCGCTCCACAACCAGGCACATGCTCAGAGAATCGCAAAGCTACGTCAACCAGACGCTTATGGGAGGATTGTCAGGCTTTGAATCGCCGATCGGATTAGATCGTCGCGATCGCATCAACGCGCTGAAAAGCGGTGATATCGGTTTCGTGCATTCTTGGGACATTAACACGTCCGTCGACGGTCCGGGAACACGTATGACCGTTTTCATGAGCGGCTGCCCATTGCGCTGCCAGTACTGCCAGAATCCAGACACGTGGAAAATGCGTGATGGCAAACCCGTCTACTACGAAGCCATGGTCAAAAAGATCGAACGTTATGCTGACCTTTTCAAGGCGACGCATGGCGGCATTACCTTCTCAGGCGGCGAATCCATGATGCAACCAGCATTCGTCTCCCGTGTGTTCCATGCGGCCAAGGAGATGGGTGTGCACACATGCCTCGATACTTCCGGATTCCTTGGCGCAAGCTATACCGACGACATGGTGGACGATATCGACCTGTGTCTGCTTGATGTCAAGTCCGGTGACGAGGAAACTTACAAGAAGGTTACCGGAGGCATTTTGCAGCCGACAATCGATTTCGGACAACGACTGGCCAAAGCAGGCAAGAAGATCTGGGTGCGTTTCGTACTCGTACCAGGGCTCACCTCGTCCGAGGAAAACGTTGAGAACGTGGCGAAGATCTGCGAATCGTTCGGCGACGCCGTGGAACATATCGACGTGCTCGGATTCCATCAGCTGGGCCGCCCAAAATGGCATATGCTCGACATTCCCTACCCGCTGGAAGATCAGAAAGGGCCGTCCGCGGCAATGAAACAGCGTGTAGTGGAACAATTCCAATCGCACGGCTTTACCGTCTACTAA
- a CDS encoding HRDC domain-containing protein gives MTDEPRLQAEPREGVPDVIDTLPAFREYCSALASSHGSLAADAERASGFRYGHDDWLVQFKRDGAGIGLLDPQALTAEGVDWNDFNAAVGDAVWILHDSLQDLPGFNDLGLKPQRLFDTEIAARLLGMKRFGLAAVTEHYLGLTLAKEHSAADWSYRPLPRDWRNYAALDVELLIELETIMRAELRRQGKIEWAEEEFDYALREGTAPRKEHPVPWLRISHITEIMKDRQALAVAKALWTKRDELARQYDISPTLLLADRTIIEVAERKPHNAAQFRAVRSINERVRIQADAEQEKMFERYAPIQRKIKPSMWKKIIQQALDLPESEWPVIDNGNPQNQEAQATSAPRATRVWRERYPERLATLAKARKVVAQIAEDTRTPAEVIIKPQYLRNLCWTDEPQERDVAQFLTEQGARAWQVALVAESVSRAIM, from the coding sequence TTGACTGACGAGCCAAGGTTGCAGGCCGAGCCGCGTGAGGGCGTGCCCGATGTGATCGACACCCTACCGGCATTTCGCGAGTACTGCAGCGCTTTGGCGTCCTCACACGGGTCTCTTGCTGCCGATGCGGAGCGAGCATCCGGTTTCCGATACGGTCATGACGATTGGTTGGTGCAGTTCAAAAGGGACGGTGCCGGCATAGGATTGCTTGATCCGCAGGCATTGACTGCTGAAGGTGTTGATTGGAACGATTTCAATGCTGCCGTAGGCGACGCGGTATGGATTCTGCATGATTCTCTGCAGGATCTGCCGGGATTCAATGACCTTGGATTGAAGCCGCAGCGGTTGTTCGACACCGAGATCGCCGCGAGACTGCTCGGCATGAAACGGTTCGGTTTGGCCGCCGTCACCGAGCATTACTTGGGATTGACACTTGCCAAAGAGCATTCCGCAGCCGATTGGTCATACCGTCCGTTGCCGCGTGACTGGCGCAATTATGCGGCGTTGGATGTTGAATTGCTGATCGAGCTGGAAACGATCATGCGCGCCGAACTGCGCCGTCAAGGCAAAATCGAATGGGCCGAGGAGGAATTCGATTACGCGCTGCGCGAAGGAACCGCGCCACGCAAAGAGCATCCCGTTCCATGGCTGCGCATCTCGCATATCACCGAAATCATGAAGGACCGTCAGGCCTTGGCTGTGGCGAAAGCACTATGGACCAAGCGAGACGAGCTGGCGCGCCAATACGATATTTCGCCAACGCTGCTGCTTGCCGACAGAACCATCATCGAAGTGGCGGAGCGCAAGCCGCACAATGCCGCACAATTCAGGGCGGTGCGTTCCATCAACGAACGTGTGCGCATCCAAGCCGACGCCGAACAGGAGAAAATGTTCGAACGCTACGCGCCCATCCAACGCAAAATCAAGCCAAGCATGTGGAAGAAAATAATCCAGCAGGCGCTTGATCTACCGGAAAGCGAGTGGCCGGTCATAGACAACGGCAATCCTCAGAATCAAGAAGCGCAAGCCACATCCGCCCCACGTGCGACACGAGTCTGGAGGGAACGCTATCCGGAACGCCTCGCCACACTTGCCAAGGCACGCAAGGTGGTGGCGCAGATAGCGGAAGATACGCGCACACCCGCGGAAGTCATCATCAAACCGCAGTATTTGCGTAATCTCTGCTGGACGGATGAGCCGCAGGAACGTGATGTCGCGCAATTCCTCACCGAACAGGGCGCGAGGGCGTGGCAGGTCGCGCTGGTTGCAGAGTCCGTGAGTCGCGCTATTATGTAG
- a CDS encoding NAD+ synthase: MTDIRFALAQIDTCVGDLDSNADKVMRYAHLAANNNAQVVVFPEMTLTGYPIEDLALRATFRKAAWNKANWLATELAADGLGDLFVVVGTVGTDRETSKPRNRLVVLHDGVVWAGYDKHFLPNYGVFDEFRIFSPGNKSMVLDVDGARIGVAICEDIWQDGGPVAELAEQHIDLLLTMNGSPYEEGKTDTRLDLAVRRAAEVNAPMIYLNQVGGQDDLVFDGGSFVVDADGTLLERSPMFMEDLSFFDLDTAAEHQQVGVIAAKPDPDEEVYTACVLGLKDYMAKNHFKGVCLGLSGGIDSALVAAMAADAVGGSNVYGISMPSMYSSDGSKDDAADLAKNIGAHYDVQPIEPLFVSFQKQLDLEGVAAENLQARIRGVIVMAYSNSKGLLAVATGNKSELACGYSTIYGDAVGGYAPIKDLLKTRVWEISRWRNKAAAEGMGIGGLHVVGNEQGSKGTPLPDGVMIPVNSIEKAPSAELRPGQKDSDSLPEYELLDQVLAMYIEHAHGREDLLADGFDETTVDTVMRLVDRAEWKRRQYPLGPKVTALAFGRDRRLPITNAFRE, from the coding sequence ATGACAGACATTCGCTTCGCACTCGCTCAAATCGATACTTGTGTGGGAGATCTTGACTCCAACGCAGACAAGGTCATGCGTTACGCGCACCTTGCAGCCAACAACAATGCGCAAGTCGTGGTTTTTCCTGAAATGACGCTTACTGGCTATCCGATTGAAGACCTCGCCCTGCGGGCCACCTTCCGCAAAGCCGCATGGAACAAAGCCAACTGGCTTGCTACTGAACTGGCTGCCGATGGGCTTGGTGACCTGTTTGTGGTGGTTGGCACGGTCGGTACTGATCGTGAAACGTCTAAGCCGCGTAATCGACTTGTTGTGTTGCATGACGGTGTGGTTTGGGCTGGCTATGACAAGCACTTCTTGCCCAACTACGGTGTGTTTGACGAATTCCGCATTTTCAGTCCTGGCAATAAGTCCATGGTGCTTGATGTGGATGGCGCACGTATTGGTGTGGCTATTTGCGAGGATATCTGGCAGGATGGCGGTCCTGTGGCAGAACTTGCCGAGCAGCATATTGATTTGCTGCTTACCATGAACGGTTCTCCGTATGAGGAGGGTAAGACTGATACTCGACTCGATCTTGCGGTACGCCGTGCGGCTGAAGTGAACGCGCCGATGATCTACCTCAATCAGGTGGGTGGTCAGGACGATCTGGTGTTCGATGGCGGCAGTTTCGTGGTTGACGCTGACGGTACACTGCTGGAACGTTCTCCGATGTTCATGGAGGATTTGAGCTTCTTTGATTTGGATACTGCCGCCGAACATCAGCAGGTCGGTGTTATCGCGGCCAAGCCTGATCCGGATGAGGAAGTGTACACCGCCTGCGTGCTCGGCTTGAAAGATTACATGGCCAAGAACCATTTCAAGGGCGTGTGCTTGGGCTTGTCTGGAGGTATCGACTCCGCATTGGTGGCAGCCATGGCTGCTGATGCCGTGGGTGGATCCAACGTGTATGGCATTTCCATGCCGAGCATGTATTCGTCTGACGGTTCGAAGGATGATGCTGCCGATTTGGCGAAGAACATTGGTGCGCATTATGATGTTCAGCCTATTGAGCCGCTGTTCGTCTCCTTCCAAAAGCAGCTTGATCTTGAAGGTGTGGCTGCTGAGAATTTGCAGGCGCGTATTCGTGGCGTGATCGTTATGGCGTATTCGAATTCCAAGGGACTTCTGGCTGTCGCCACCGGCAACAAGTCGGAGCTTGCCTGCGGTTATTCCACCATTTATGGTGATGCGGTCGGCGGATACGCTCCGATCAAGGATTTGTTGAAGACTCGCGTGTGGGAGATTTCCCGCTGGCGTAATAAGGCTGCCGCCGAGGGCATGGGCATCGGCGGACTGCATGTTGTGGGCAACGAACAGGGCTCTAAAGGAACGCCATTGCCGGATGGCGTGATGATTCCCGTCAATTCGATCGAGAAAGCCCCGTCCGCCGAGCTTCGCCCAGGGCAGAAGGATTCCGATTCTCTGCCGGAGTACGAGCTGCTCGACCAGGTGCTGGCCATGTACATTGAACATGCGCATGGTCGTGAGGATCTTTTGGCTGACGGTTTCGATGAAACCACCGTCGACACGGTTATGCGACTGGTCGATCGTGCCGAATGGAAGCGTCGTCAATACCCACTTGGGCCAAAGGTGACGGCATTGGCGTTCGGACGTGACCGCCGCTTGCCGATCACCAACGCATTCCGCGAGTAA
- a CDS encoding YdcF family protein, whose protein sequence is MATLIRRITGTLCLVLAVACACYAFAVRNTHSGTSFWIVWLAFAALFAILGFGLLFRWWTILPRLVRGILIAVACIGLVAFGTVESCIVSKMHAQGKPDLDYVVVLGAQVRKSGPSLVLRYRLDKAIEYLDENPNTICIVSGGKGPNEPFPEAQGMADYLKEHGIAEQRILEESDSKTTEENIVNSKKMINDDNASIGVITNNFHMFRALQIADKYGLDNAQGIAAGSPPDMLVNNMVREFFAEIKFLL, encoded by the coding sequence ATGGCAACGTTGATTAGACGAATCACAGGCACTCTATGCTTAGTACTTGCCGTGGCATGCGCATGTTACGCTTTCGCCGTGCGCAATACGCATTCCGGCACGAGTTTCTGGATTGTTTGGCTAGCGTTCGCAGCTTTGTTCGCGATACTCGGATTCGGTCTGCTCTTCCGGTGGTGGACGATATTGCCAAGACTGGTCAGAGGCATATTGATTGCGGTCGCGTGCATTGGTCTGGTCGCGTTCGGCACAGTGGAAAGTTGCATCGTCAGTAAGATGCATGCGCAAGGCAAACCGGATCTTGATTATGTGGTGGTGCTCGGCGCCCAGGTGCGTAAGTCCGGCCCAAGCCTTGTACTTCGCTACCGTCTCGACAAGGCCATCGAATATTTAGATGAGAATCCGAATACCATCTGCATCGTTTCCGGCGGAAAAGGACCGAATGAACCGTTCCCCGAAGCCCAAGGCATGGCTGACTATCTTAAGGAACATGGTATTGCCGAACAACGCATTCTTGAAGAGTCGGATTCAAAAACCACTGAGGAAAACATCGTCAACAGCAAGAAGATGATCAACGACGATAATGCTTCCATAGGCGTGATCACCAATAATTTCCACATGTTTCGCGCGTTGCAGATTGCCGACAAATATGGCTTAGACAACGCCCAAGGCATTGCGGCTGGCTCTCCCCCGGATATGCTCGTCAACAATATGGTTCGTGAGTTTTTCGCCGAAATCAAATTCCTGCTGTAA